In the Mycoplasma zalophi genome, one interval contains:
- a CDS encoding M42 family metallopeptidase: MNKQEFKEKLIKYMELEAMSRYEEPVAHELKYSTSSVNFSHSYDNFGSLIIFKKSKVENAPKVQISAHMDEVGYIVRMIDKTGQLLLMPIGGIWASVAIGTKATLVTNKDSKRFIGVFGHTSIHVMTQTQVNNALKNNELFADFGFTSDKDAIENGVEVGDRVYMSGETILFADEDLVGGKAMDNRAGVTTLDYVANQIKDLDLACDVYLVGTVQEEVGTRGAKTSVSIIEPDIAIALDTTTSHDTYGIVAGNTKLKAGAALRIFDRDTMMDPKLIDFIAKIGTKNNIDFYKYVAVGGGTDAGELQYGKGGVSTLTISIPQRYLHSPIGVSSIHDMMSSGNLIVEFLKELSPKTYQEHIKHK, encoded by the coding sequence ATGAACAAACAAGAATTTAAAGAAAAACTAATTAAATACATGGAATTAGAGGCGATGAGCCGTTACGAAGAACCTGTTGCTCATGAACTTAAATATTCAACGAGTTCTGTAAATTTCAGTCATAGTTACGATAACTTTGGATCATTAATTATTTTTAAAAAATCTAAAGTAGAAAATGCACCAAAAGTTCAAATTTCTGCACACATGGATGAAGTTGGTTATATTGTAAGAATGATTGATAAAACCGGACAATTACTTCTTATGCCAATTGGTGGAATATGAGCGTCTGTTGCAATAGGAACTAAAGCAACTTTAGTAACTAACAAAGATAGCAAAAGATTTATAGGGGTATTTGGCCATACATCAATTCACGTAATGACACAAACTCAAGTAAATAATGCTCTAAAAAATAATGAATTATTTGCAGATTTTGGATTTACAAGTGACAAAGATGCAATCGAAAACGGTGTTGAAGTTGGAGATAGAGTTTATATGTCTGGTGAAACTATTTTATTTGCTGATGAAGATTTAGTTGGTGGAAAAGCAATGGATAATAGAGCAGGAGTTACAACACTAGATTATGTAGCTAACCAAATTAAAGATTTAGACTTAGCTTGCGATGTTTATTTAGTGGGAACCGTTCAAGAAGAAGTAGGAACTAGAGGTGCTAAAACATCTGTAAGTATAATAGAACCCGATATAGCTATTGCTTTAGATACAACAACAAGTCATGATACTTATGGTATTGTCGCAGGAAATACTAAATTAAAAGCTGGAGCAGCACTAAGAATATTTGATAGAGATACAATGATGGATCCTAAACTAATTGATTTTATTGCAAAAATAGGAACTAAAAACAACATAGATTTTTATAAATATGTTGCAGTTGGTGGTGGAACCGATGCAGGCGAATTACAATATGGAAAAGGTGGGGTATCTACACTAACAATAAGTATTCCACAAAGATATTTACACTCACCAATTGGTGTTTCTTCTATTCATGACATGATGTCAAGTGGTAACTTAATTGTTGAATTTTTAAAAGAACTTTCACCAAAAACATACCAAGAACATATAAAACATAAATAA
- a CDS encoding inorganic diphosphatase, whose translation MKNITVNIEIPKGSKIKYEYNRKTQKIAVDRILRGDFAYPANYGYITEALDWDGDELDVLVYSQETFMPGVSLEARVIGAMKMIDGGETDTKLIAVHADDYRLDHITKLADLDQMWLQSVENFFTTYKNFKGKGVTSVKGFEDEVWAEKEYLECVELMEKYGSMDKDKFIEKMKKEHPEKYEF comes from the coding sequence ATGAAAAATATAACAGTTAATATAGAAATTCCTAAGGGAAGTAAAATTAAATATGAATACAACCGTAAAACACAAAAAATAGCGGTAGATAGAATATTAAGAGGAGACTTTGCATATCCTGCAAATTATGGATATATTACAGAAGCATTAGACTGAGATGGAGATGAATTAGACGTTTTAGTTTATTCACAAGAAACATTTATGCCAGGTGTTAGTTTAGAAGCTAGAGTCATCGGAGCAATGAAAATGATTGATGGGGGAGAAACAGATACTAAATTAATTGCAGTTCATGCTGATGATTATCGTTTAGACCACATCACAAAACTTGCTGATTTAGATCAAATGTGATTACAAAGTGTTGAAAATTTCTTTACAACATACAAAAATTTCAAAGGTAAAGGTGTTACATCAGTTAAAGGCTTTGAAGATGAAGTTTGAGCTGAAAAAGAATATTTAGAATGTGTTGAACTAATGGAAAAATATGGTTCAATGGATAAAGATAAATTTATAGAAAAAATGAAAAAAGAACACCCTGAAAAATACGAATTTTAA
- a CDS encoding MAG0490 family ComEA-like DNA-binding protein, which yields MKINRKNILLIFVIICIIGGVFVTNSLKINKQQITLTIKRKVINLSGAIEVPGLYVITEKEDLKHLLFRAKVLHIADFKNIDYNMQIFKLSTLYIPFDTSKKISYKYIKSPDFFIQIKIRKKQADILFKYFQNAKNPTWDEIENIYGIGKVALKNLQEHILI from the coding sequence GTGAAGATAAATAGAAAAAATATATTATTAATTTTTGTAATTATTTGCATTATTGGAGGGGTTTTTGTTACCAATAGTCTAAAAATAAATAAACAACAAATAACTTTAACAATAAAAAGAAAAGTCATAAATTTATCAGGTGCTATTGAAGTTCCTGGCTTATATGTAATAACTGAGAAAGAAGATCTAAAACATCTTTTATTCAGAGCAAAAGTTTTACATATTGCTGATTTTAAAAATATTGATTACAATATGCAAATTTTTAAATTATCAACTTTATACATTCCTTTTGATACATCTAAAAAAATTTCCTATAAATATATAAAATCTCCTGATTTTTTTATACAAATAAAAATAAGAAAAAAGCAAGCTGATATACTATTTAAATACTTTCAGAATGCAAAAAATCCAACATGAGATGAAATAGAAAATATATATGGAATTGGCAAAGTAGCTTTAAAGAATTTACAAGAACATATTTTAATTTAG
- the ligA gene encoding NAD-dependent DNA ligase LigA: MENNTNKKIKEEIILLQEKIQAWNHAYFDLDDPVVEDAIYDKEIIKLKNLEQEYSFLFTEDELAQSPTHIIGSSVSNAFQKVTHDFPMLSLQKSYEKEELQHWIENINKVSFDVSYFIEPKIDGLSISLKYKNGKLIQAVTRGDGYIGEDVTHNILTIKELPKQIDYLKEIEIRGEVYLKLSEFEKLNLELKKENKQQLANPRNAASGSLRQLNPEITKTRNLSIYLYNIQEPHEHEIYSVDETRKWLKNHNFPVTDEGKVVFNINEMLKWINDFKFKKTLLDYETDGIVIKLNEIKYYNLLGTTQKFPRYAIAYKYEPNTATTVLKDIFITIGRTGMVTYNATLENVFLGGSNIQAATLHNYDYIKKLKIDIGDLVYIKKAGEIIPKVISTVHSKSQTNFQKILHCPFCNSLLEESDTGIDQFCVNEDCKEVKLKKMIHFTSKTAMDILTLGERNIEILYNLGLVNSFSDIYKLKDKYDELIKIERFGTKSVEKMLQSIEDSKNQDLSSLIHAISIKLVGEKVSYFLASKIQEFKNLLDFDFDSLITYHEIGEKIIHSLKEFTANSKNRQMIQELVDLGLNLKHKNQINSFSLMNQSFVITGTLSQPRPSIEKILISKGAKVSSSVTKNTSYLLIGEKPGSKLAKAKALNVKIITEQQLFEEILQEN; this comes from the coding sequence ATGGAAAATAACACAAATAAAAAAATCAAAGAAGAAATTATTTTACTTCAAGAAAAAATTCAAGCGTGAAATCACGCTTATTTTGATTTAGATGATCCAGTTGTTGAAGATGCAATTTATGATAAAGAAATCATTAAACTAAAAAACTTAGAACAAGAATATAGTTTTTTATTTACTGAAGATGAATTAGCACAAAGCCCAACACATATAATAGGTTCTTCAGTATCAAATGCTTTTCAAAAAGTAACTCATGATTTTCCAATGCTTTCATTACAAAAATCATACGAAAAAGAAGAATTACAACACTGAATTGAAAACATTAATAAAGTTTCATTTGATGTTAGTTATTTTATTGAACCAAAAATAGATGGTTTAAGTATTTCTTTAAAATATAAAAATGGAAAATTGATTCAAGCCGTTACAAGAGGTGATGGTTATATTGGGGAAGATGTAACACATAATATTTTAACTATTAAAGAACTTCCTAAACAAATTGATTATTTAAAAGAAATTGAAATTCGTGGTGAAGTTTATTTAAAACTTTCTGAATTTGAAAAATTAAATCTTGAATTAAAAAAAGAAAATAAACAGCAGCTTGCAAACCCAAGAAATGCAGCAAGTGGTTCACTTAGACAACTTAATCCAGAAATAACAAAAACAAGAAATTTATCAATATATTTATACAATATTCAAGAACCACATGAACACGAAATTTATAGTGTAGATGAAACAAGAAAATGACTAAAAAATCATAATTTTCCAGTAACAGATGAAGGTAAGGTTGTATTTAATATAAATGAAATGTTAAAATGAATTAATGATTTTAAATTCAAAAAAACACTTTTAGATTACGAAACTGATGGAATAGTAATTAAATTAAATGAAATTAAATATTACAATTTGTTAGGAACTACACAAAAATTTCCACGTTATGCAATAGCATATAAATATGAACCAAATACAGCTACAACTGTTTTAAAAGATATTTTTATTACAATAGGAAGAACTGGAATGGTAACTTATAACGCTACTTTAGAAAATGTTTTTTTAGGTGGTTCAAACATTCAAGCAGCAACCCTTCATAATTATGATTATATAAAGAAATTAAAAATAGATATAGGCGATTTAGTTTATATAAAAAAAGCAGGAGAAATTATTCCTAAAGTAATTTCAACAGTTCATTCAAAATCTCAAACTAATTTTCAAAAAATTTTACACTGTCCATTTTGTAATAGTTTATTAGAAGAAAGTGATACAGGTATTGACCAGTTTTGTGTAAATGAAGATTGTAAAGAAGTAAAATTAAAAAAAATGATTCATTTTACTTCAAAAACCGCAATGGATATTTTGACACTAGGAGAAAGAAATATTGAAATTCTTTATAATTTAGGTTTAGTCAATTCTTTTAGTGATATTTATAAATTAAAAGATAAATATGATGAATTAATTAAAATTGAGAGATTTGGAACAAAATCAGTTGAAAAAATGCTTCAAAGCATTGAAGATTCTAAAAATCAAGATTTAAGCAGTTTAATTCATGCAATTTCTATAAAATTAGTGGGTGAAAAAGTTTCTTATTTTTTAGCATCAAAAATCCAAGAATTTAAAAATCTTTTAGATTTTGATTTTGATTCTTTAATAACTTATCACGAAATAGGAGAAAAAATTATTCATAGTTTAAAAGAATTTACTGCAAATTCAAAAAACAGACAAATGATTCAAGAATTAGTTGATTTAGGCTTAAACCTAAAACACAAAAATCAAATAAATTCTTTTAGTTTAATGAACCAATCATTTGTAATTACAGGTACATTATCACAACCTAGGCCTTCAATTGAAAAGATTCTTATTTCAAAAGGTGCAAAAGTTTCAAGTTCTGTAACTAAAAATACTTCATATTTATTAATTGGTGAAAAACCAGGCTCAAAACTCGCTAAAGCAAAAGCTCTTAATGTAAAAATAATTACTGAACAACAACTTTTTGAAGAAATATTACAAGAAAATTAA
- a CDS encoding MHJ_0274 family protein — protein MTNLYVSREESAQDGGLLSANSWLMYLILALILALIVSYILYKIIKQIVTKRKEIKKLKEKSTINKEIYREYVISITEIIKYTNNQVKNFVPSIGKYKMQEIKDGAKNLLSTLYNREDFNDFKESEKYQDFIKNIKTLINTNASTWYKSCVKEIEYFNNLYEQLEKDDLFLNYEKNVKESIERKFYEK, from the coding sequence ATGACAAATTTATATGTATCACGTGAAGAATCAGCACAAGATGGTGGTTTACTTAGTGCAAATAGTTGATTAATGTATCTTATTTTAGCACTTATTTTAGCTTTAATTGTTTCATATATTTTATATAAAATAATTAAACAAATAGTTACAAAAAGAAAAGAAATCAAAAAATTAAAAGAAAAATCAACAATAAATAAAGAAATTTATCGTGAATATGTTATTTCAATTACTGAAATAATTAAATATACAAACAATCAAGTTAAAAATTTTGTTCCAAGTATTGGAAAATACAAAATGCAAGAAATTAAAGACGGTGCTAAAAATCTTTTAAGTACTCTTTATAACCGCGAAGATTTTAATGACTTTAAAGAATCTGAAAAATACCAAGATTTTATAAAAAATATTAAAACTTTAATTAATACAAATGCAAGTACCTGATATAAATCTTGTGTTAAAGAGATTGAATATTTTAACAATCTTTATGAACAATTAGAAAAAGATGATTTATTTTTAAATTATGAAAAAAATGTAAAAGAAAGCATTGAAAGAAAATTCTATGAAAAATAA
- a CDS encoding MAG0480 family ComEC-like protein, translated as MFFVISFIIWNNIKILNGNFRVEHVFKNGFAINVANKKFFAYYKINNNVDFVYLNSVIEKINKTNKDFLFLKNMQIDFILKIIDIKENENTSIFNFFKVIIQKNTDISQEFLNYFLFAKKLNVENIYQKIKNLNIVHLFVVSGYHFFIIYFIFKKVFSKVKLLNKIDDFIIILILSFYIYLLNFNLPSVRVYTYFLFKLILIKILKCKFSNLQIFVISALLNFSFKPNSISSLSFILSFGLSYIGLKMQMLNTKYKTLKFSLICYLFSICVMSQINNKFNVFGFIFQYIFNFIVIFYYIYSLLFFWFFYLNNIVYDFLFQLIEKANQISIYFDFLKLNLAYALIFWISINFWLTYKKIKQNN; from the coding sequence TTGTTTTTTGTAATAAGTTTTATTATATGAAACAACATCAAAATATTAAATGGAAATTTTAGGGTTGAACATGTTTTTAAAAATGGGTTTGCAATTAATGTTGCAAATAAAAAATTTTTCGCTTATTACAAAATAAATAATAATGTTGATTTTGTTTATTTAAATTCAGTAATTGAAAAAATAAATAAAACAAATAAAGATTTTTTATTCTTAAAAAATATGCAAATTGATTTTATTTTAAAAATCATAGATATAAAAGAAAATGAAAATACATCAATTTTTAATTTTTTTAAAGTTATTATTCAAAAAAACACAGATATTTCACAAGAATTTCTTAATTATTTTCTTTTTGCTAAAAAGTTAAATGTTGAAAATATTTATCAAAAAATTAAGAATTTAAATATTGTTCATTTATTTGTAGTTAGTGGATATCATTTTTTTATAATTTATTTTATCTTTAAAAAAGTTTTTTCTAAAGTAAAACTTTTAAATAAAATAGATGATTTTATCATAATTTTAATACTTAGTTTTTATATTTATTTACTGAATTTTAATTTACCTTCAGTTAGAGTTTATACATATTTTCTTTTTAAATTAATATTAATTAAAATTCTTAAATGTAAATTTAGCAATTTACAAATATTTGTAATTTCTGCTTTATTAAATTTTTCTTTTAAACCTAATTCAATATCTTCTCTTTCTTTTATTTTAAGTTTTGGTCTTAGTTATATAGGTTTAAAAATGCAAATGTTAAATACTAAATATAAAACACTAAAATTTAGTTTAATTTGTTATTTATTTTCAATTTGTGTAATGAGTCAAATCAATAATAAATTCAATGTTTTTGGGTTTATATTTCAGTATATTTTCAACTTTATAGTGATATTTTATTATATTTACTCACTTTTATTTTTTTGATTTTTCTATTTAAATAATATAGTCTATGATTTTTTATTTCAGTTAATTGAAAAAGCAAATCAAATAAGTATTTATTTTGATTTTTTAAAGCTAAATTTAGCATATGCATTGATATTTTGGATATCAATTAATTTTTGATTAACATATAAAAAAATAAAACAAAATAACTAA
- a CDS encoding alpha-amylase family glycosyl hydrolase, protein MANKKMILYQLKIDKFKDSNETGYGDYKGLLLQIKYFQFLQIDGIILNNILDYYKNAKSLAEIESKYGSILEFKKMINIYTSNNIKMGINLDFNNLRDTFNNWKQAKILHENKNFTPNQTQKNTFEKYIDKNNKENDIFLNQTEFLDFYNKIFDFYLNLGCIFFVININNENSKNNNINEKEIDLIKNIYKISKQKNESFEIFIKTKNHELHKIQTSQKEKFYDFLFIDKFSEIGSDKTYKNKLMIKFKPWQLLKELRNYLSYQDVIISLASEHIGRINSRWGDELAFNKEASKSFALLLLAARNSANIYYGDELGLLKAKIEDYRDFNEFNYNETKRYLETKNISTDIFYNSYLYQHSISVNNIMPWNLEPNFGFSKIKNKKFIFAENSKQNNVVSEFNDPTSSLNFYKYLIEFIKNKDFEEILNNGKISFSKDVFKKGIIKIKYKLQNKKLLFVINISKKSRKIHLSKKYEIIKSTYHDKKYLNIPNSLDPFESLILLKK, encoded by the coding sequence ATGGCAAATAAAAAAATGATTTTATATCAACTTAAAATTGATAAATTTAAAGACTCAAATGAAACAGGTTATGGTGATTATAAAGGACTTTTATTACAAATAAAATACTTTCAATTCTTACAGATTGACGGAATTATTTTAAATAATATTTTAGATTATTATAAAAATGCTAAATCATTAGCTGAAATTGAATCAAAATATGGGTCTATTTTGGAATTTAAAAAAATGATAAATATTTATACTTCTAACAACATAAAAATGGGTATAAATTTAGATTTTAATAATTTAAGAGATACTTTTAACAATTGAAAACAAGCAAAAATACTTCATGAAAATAAAAATTTCACACCAAATCAAACACAAAAAAATACATTTGAAAAATACATCGATAAAAATAATAAAGAAAATGATATCTTTTTAAATCAAACAGAATTTCTTGATTTTTATAACAAAATATTTGATTTCTATTTAAATTTAGGTTGCATTTTTTTTGTTATAAACATAAATAATGAAAATTCAAAAAATAATAACATAAATGAAAAAGAAATAGATTTAATTAAAAATATATACAAAATCTCTAAACAAAAAAACGAATCTTTTGAGATTTTTATAAAAACAAAAAATCACGAATTACATAAAATTCAAACATCTCAAAAAGAAAAATTTTATGACTTTTTATTTATTGATAAATTTTCTGAAATCGGTAGCGATAAAACATACAAAAATAAATTAATGATAAAATTTAAACCTTGACAATTGCTAAAAGAATTAAGAAATTATTTAAGTTATCAAGATGTAATTATATCATTAGCTTCAGAACATATAGGTAGAATAAATAGCCGTTGAGGTGATGAATTAGCATTTAATAAAGAAGCTTCTAAATCATTTGCTTTATTGTTGCTTGCAGCAAGAAATTCAGCAAACATTTATTACGGAGATGAACTTGGTTTATTAAAAGCAAAAATTGAAGATTATCGAGATTTTAATGAATTTAATTACAACGAAACCAAAAGATATTTAGAAACTAAAAACATTAGTACTGATATTTTTTATAATTCATATTTATATCAACATTCTATTTCAGTAAATAATATAATGCCTTGAAATTTAGAACCTAACTTTGGTTTTTCAAAAATAAAAAATAAAAAATTTATTTTTGCAGAAAATTCTAAACAAAATAATGTTGTAAGTGAATTTAATGATCCAACTTCATCACTTAATTTTTATAAATATTTAATTGAATTTATAAAAAATAAAGATTTTGAAGAAATTTTAAACAATGGTAAAATATCTTTTTCTAAAGATGTATTTAAAAAGGGTATTATTAAAATTAAATATAAATTACAAAATAAAAAATTGCTTTTTGTCATAAATATTTCAAAAAAATCAAGAAAAATTCACTTATCAAAAAAATATGAAATAATTAAATCAACATATCATGATAAAAAATATTTAAATATTCCAAATTCACTTGATCCTTTTGAAAGTTTAATACTATTAAAAAAGTAA
- the holA gene encoding DNA polymerase III subunit delta, whose amino-acid sequence MKFIYGEEEFFINHYIQKTQNDFKDLNNKYVFDEGADIEDIFNTITSMNIFNEKRLVIIKNNVLLSSNKKYNDIVETFIKVLKDLPNDIEIIFSLHVPKLKQFKPSNLFLYLEKEAEVQKFTKVNDKDLAKFIKKYVKINNADIEELAVAKIIETFPNNLFLITSILDKYIQSNKIIKIENIQQQNEIFYENPEWIVSDSLLKSQNLKDFYLKILYQLNFGISIRNIIVQIMNIFTTAMDIYILKKQNTLKEISVLLNIHEYRLKLIFNYLNTHDIDFIKKQIIFLSQLDVDIKQGYIDENIALDYLILNLFRTVEK is encoded by the coding sequence ATGAAGTTTATATATGGAGAAGAAGAATTTTTTATAAATCATTATATTCAAAAAACACAAAATGATTTCAAAGACTTAAATAATAAATATGTTTTTGATGAAGGTGCAGACATTGAAGATATTTTTAACACTATAACAAGTATGAACATTTTTAATGAAAAAAGACTTGTTATTATAAAAAATAATGTTTTATTGTCTTCTAATAAAAAATACAATGATATTGTTGAAACTTTTATAAAAGTTTTAAAAGATTTGCCAAATGATATTGAAATAATTTTTTCTTTACATGTTCCAAAATTAAAACAATTTAAACCTTCTAATTTGTTTTTATATTTAGAAAAAGAAGCAGAAGTACAAAAATTTACAAAAGTTAATGATAAAGATTTAGCAAAATTTATAAAAAAATACGTAAAAATAAACAATGCAGACATTGAAGAACTAGCTGTTGCAAAAATAATTGAAACATTTCCTAATAATTTATTTTTAATAACTTCTATTTTAGATAAATATATTCAAAGTAATAAAATAATAAAAATAGAAAATATTCAGCAACAAAATGAAATTTTCTATGAAAATCCTGAGTGAATTGTAAGTGATTCTTTATTAAAAAGTCAAAATTTAAAAGATTTTTATTTAAAAATTTTATATCAATTAAATTTCGGTATAAGCATTAGAAATATAATTGTGCAAATTATGAATATTTTTACCACGGCAATGGATATTTATATTCTCAAAAAACAAAATACATTAAAAGAAATTAGTGTGCTTTTAAATATTCATGAATATCGCTTAAAATTAATTTTTAATTATTTAAATACACATGACATTGATTTTATTAAAAAACAAATAATATTTTTATCACAACTAGATGTTGACATAAAACAAGGTTATATAGATGAAAATATAGCTCTTGATTACTTAATTTTAAATTTATTTAGAACGGTGGAAAAGTAA
- a CDS encoding energy-coupling factor transporter transmembrane component T family protein — translation MNAIIGKFVNIDTIIHKMDPRLKFIANILFIVLFFLADTFVILSALLICVMIFYLIATRSFRTLIRKFKLPIYIGLFLLAINVFTIKGVAENYIPIANDGGVDDFVIYRNYMIINDIYWAPFGNDNIFQITKFSLIRSASITLRIYGVILITTILTFTTKSVLLTKAINDLLKPLKLIKFPSEIITMIINIALRFIPTLLDEANRIMKAQSSRGVDFKNGHGKDKVKAFLTLIVPLFVSSFSKANDLSDAMVVRGYEPYSKRTQYRILEAKWFDIVATIILMLITTMVIVFQISAVPVPEWFANTFVKV, via the coding sequence ATGAACGCAATTATAGGTAAATTTGTTAATATTGACACCATAATTCACAAAATGGATCCTAGATTAAAATTTATAGCTAATATTTTATTTATTGTTTTATTTTTCTTAGCTGATACTTTTGTTATTTTAAGCGCACTGCTTATTTGTGTTATGATTTTTTATTTAATTGCAACAAGATCATTTAGAACTTTAATAAGAAAATTTAAATTACCAATTTATATCGGATTATTTTTATTAGCCATAAATGTTTTTACAATCAAGGGTGTTGCTGAAAATTATATTCCGATTGCAAATGATGGTGGAGTTGATGATTTTGTTATTTATAGAAATTATATGATTATAAATGACATTTACTGAGCTCCATTTGGAAATGATAATATTTTTCAAATAACTAAATTTTCTTTAATTAGATCAGCAAGTATTACATTAAGAATTTATGGGGTTATTTTAATTACAACTATTTTAACTTTTACAACAAAAAGCGTGCTTTTAACAAAAGCAATCAATGATTTATTAAAACCTTTAAAATTAATTAAATTTCCAAGCGAAATTATTACGATGATAATTAACATAGCACTGAGATTTATTCCTACACTTTTAGATGAAGCAAATAGAATTATGAAAGCTCAATCATCACGTGGAGTTGATTTTAAAAATGGACATGGAAAAGATAAAGTAAAAGCTTTTTTAACTTTAATTGTTCCATTGTTTGTTTCATCATTTTCAAAAGCTAATGATTTAAGTGATGCTATGGTTGTTAGAGGATATGAACCATATTCAAAAAGAACTCAATATAGAATTTTAGAAGCTAAATGATTTGACATTGTTGCAACAATTATATTAATGTTAATTACAACAATGGTAATTGTGTTTCAAATTTCTGCAGTTCCTGTTCCTGAATGATTTGCAAATACTTTTGTAAAGGTTTAA
- the pgsA gene encoding CDP-diacylglycerol--glycerol-3-phosphate 3-phosphatidyltransferase, producing the protein MKNKKNIPNILTISRLASVIIFVILLIIHAIVIQNISYYSLLPSSLVIPYLLLVVFIFAMITDYLDGYLARKWNVVSTFGKIFDPIADKLITTSMLISLILQINTVYFIVIVILLVLRDIVVDGIRIYAASLNISVQANIWGKIKTIMMSVSLVIIGLFAPIIWRNALQNINLYLFLITLPLIATLIVSYISGYIYISSYLKDPHFKIK; encoded by the coding sequence ATGAAAAATAAAAAAAATATTCCTAATATTTTAACAATTTCAAGATTAGCTTCAGTAATTATTTTTGTTATTTTATTAATTATTCATGCAATCGTTATTCAAAATATAAGTTATTATAGCTTGCTGCCTTCATCACTAGTTATTCCATATTTATTATTAGTTGTTTTTATTTTTGCAATGATAACTGATTATTTAGATGGTTACTTAGCAAGAAAATGAAATGTAGTTAGTACTTTTGGTAAAATATTTGATCCTATTGCTGATAAATTAATTACAACTAGTATGTTAATTAGTTTAATCTTACAAATTAATACTGTTTATTTTATAGTTATTGTTATTTTATTAGTTTTAAGAGATATCGTTGTTGATGGAATAAGAATATATGCTGCATCATTAAATATTTCGGTACAAGCTAATATATGAGGAAAAATTAAAACTATTATGATGAGCGTATCACTTGTAATAATTGGTTTATTTGCACCAATTATTTGACGCAATGCACTACAAAATATTAATTTATACTTATTTTTAATAACTTTACCGTTAATTGCTACTTTAATAGTTAGTTACATAAGCGGTTATATCTATATTTCTTCTTATTTAAAAGATCCTCACTTTAAAATTAAGTAG
- the rpsT gene encoding 30S ribosomal protein S20, producing the protein MANIKSKMKAIKSNEKARVRNAAIKSSVKTAIKKAKLGATKGEENIATLVSKAHHEIDKAVSKGVLHKNNGARKAARLDAFVAKSTTK; encoded by the coding sequence ATGGCAAATATTAAATCAAAAATGAAAGCAATCAAATCAAACGAAAAAGCAAGAGTGAGAAATGCAGCTATTAAATCAAGTGTAAAAACAGCTATTAAAAAAGCTAAACTTGGTGCTACAAAAGGTGAAGAAAATATCGCAACTTTAGTAAGCAAAGCTCACCACGAAATTGATAAAGCTGTTTCAAAAGGTGTACTACACAAAAACAACGGTGCACGTAAAGCTGCTCGTTTAGATGCTTTTGTTGCAAAGTCTACTACAAAATAA